A single region of the Neisseriaceae bacterium genome encodes:
- a CDS encoding GNAT family N-acetyltransferase produces the protein MNEVHNMSLSYMKLLRWLRENHVTIDRYEIELPLFKSSNKRVKVYFEYVSLTGFHRVEKVVLLENNLELPLSELAIDRLLHQEANYRTKSYTDVFTDSQQFNDTGLFSLTNCEFTERFLVGDKLFNIAISSQNQDQELEKINKLKKELMYLENPIVEFWLSSNFIPGLSSFYPMMDGIGNIDNVPFHVLPRIKGGEQVGRLWLNNPLNPEIDKSIVPSLDFFDPFELSNGWSMRDVSMEDLNKIHQWMNEPILANTFHQNFSLEAWYEELNHLIQSPFTRPMIGSFQNEECAYIEFYRPAVVQMGRSFLFDPTEIGFHLGIIKADLLNKKMGRKIIDDISKLLLIYPKTLVGGTMGEPDVNNLSMFKAATKYAGYHVATIAMPHKCSYVVRCHEQN, from the coding sequence ATGAATGAGGTACACAACATGAGTCTATCATATATGAAGTTATTAAGATGGTTAAGAGAAAATCATGTCACAATTGATCGATATGAAATAGAGTTACCTTTATTCAAGAGTAGCAACAAACGTGTTAAGGTGTATTTTGAATATGTGTCTTTGACAGGGTTCCATCGTGTTGAAAAAGTTGTATTGTTAGAAAACAATTTAGAGTTACCATTATCAGAATTAGCTATTGATAGGTTGTTACATCAGGAAGCAAATTACCGTACTAAATCCTATACTGATGTCTTTACAGATTCTCAACAATTTAATGATACAGGATTATTTTCTTTAACGAACTGTGAATTCACTGAAAGGTTTCTAGTTGGAGATAAATTATTCAATATAGCTATATCATCTCAAAATCAGGATCAAGAACTAGAGAAAATAAATAAATTAAAGAAAGAATTGATGTATTTAGAAAATCCAATAGTAGAATTTTGGCTATCGAGTAACTTTATTCCAGGATTATCTTCTTTTTATCCGATGATGGATGGTATTGGAAATATAGATAATGTACCGTTTCATGTTTTACCTCGAATCAAAGGAGGTGAGCAGGTAGGAAGATTATGGTTAAATAATCCACTTAACCCAGAGATAGATAAATCAATTGTTCCTTCACTTGACTTTTTTGATCCATTTGAACTATCCAATGGTTGGTCTATGCGAGATGTGAGTATGGAAGATTTAAATAAAATTCATCAATGGATGAATGAACCCATATTGGCTAATACCTTTCACCAAAATTTTTCGTTAGAGGCATGGTATGAAGAATTAAATCATTTGATTCAATCTCCTTTTACACGGCCTATGATTGGTTCTTTTCAAAATGAAGAGTGTGCTTATATAGAATTTTATAGACCTGCAGTTGTGCAAATGGGAAGATCTTTTTTGTTTGATCCTACAGAAATTGGATTTCACTTAGGAATAATTAAGGCAGATTTACTCAATAAAAAAATGGGGCGAAAAATCATTGATGACATCAGTAAATTATTATTAATTTATCCTAAAACATTAGTTGGCGGCACGATGGGTGAGCCAGATGTCAATAATTTAAGTATGTTCAAAGCTGCCACCAAATATGCTGGATATCATGTGGCTACTATAGCTATGCCACATAAATGTTCTTATGTAGTTAGATGCCATGAACAAAATTAA